A stretch of Pseudolysobacter antarcticus DNA encodes these proteins:
- a CDS encoding mitochondrial fission ELM1 family protein, with amino-acid sequence MTNVLISDTSTCWVISDGAAGNERQALALADAMAMTARIWRLQLRAPWSWFAPRLTWGATLALPAELRETLRAPWPQIAIGCGRHAALALRVLRERSAGKTFCVQILDPRIAPRHFDLVITPQHDQLVGRNVLTSLGALNPIDDAWLNDAARKFDHLRALPTPRTAIVIGASNRAQTLDRDYFDALLVRLSAVHQRDGGSFLVSTSRRTPSDIAVYLRKMFVQFPGVFWASAADGENPYAGFLAHATRIVVTPDSVNMLSEACASGKPVLTFVRQPLRGKLASLHANLRAAGYLQDLEAGTTILPAPAEPLRETAGIAAKVLRAWRGAQSSSDDAKK; translated from the coding sequence GTGACAAACGTCCTCATCAGCGATACCTCAACCTGCTGGGTCATCAGCGACGGCGCCGCCGGCAACGAACGCCAGGCGCTCGCGCTCGCGGATGCCATGGCCATGACGGCACGCATCTGGCGGCTGCAGTTGCGCGCGCCGTGGTCATGGTTTGCACCGCGACTGACGTGGGGCGCAACGTTGGCTTTGCCCGCAGAATTGCGTGAAACGCTGCGCGCGCCGTGGCCGCAGATCGCGATCGGTTGCGGGCGTCACGCCGCGCTGGCGCTACGCGTGTTGCGCGAGCGCAGCGCCGGCAAAACATTTTGCGTGCAGATTCTCGATCCGCGCATCGCCCCACGCCATTTCGATCTCGTGATCACGCCGCAGCACGACCAACTCGTCGGCCGCAACGTGCTTACCAGCTTGGGCGCGCTCAATCCGATCGACGATGCTTGGCTGAACGACGCCGCGCGAAAATTCGACCATTTGCGCGCGCTGCCGACACCGCGCACCGCGATAGTGATCGGCGCCAGTAACCGTGCGCAAACACTTGATCGCGATTATTTCGACGCACTGCTGGTTCGACTGAGCGCCGTACATCAGCGCGACGGCGGCAGCTTTCTCGTCAGCACATCACGCCGCACACCGAGTGATATCGCGGTGTATCTGCGAAAAATGTTCGTGCAATTCCCGGGAGTTTTCTGGGCGAGCGCGGCGGACGGCGAAAATCCGTACGCCGGTTTTCTCGCGCACGCCACGCGCATCGTCGTCACGCCGGATTCGGTCAACATGCTCAGCGAAGCCTGCGCCAGTGGCAAACCCGTGCTGACTTTTGTGCGGCAACCTTTGCGCGGCAAACTCGCCAGCCTGCACGCCAATCTGCGCGCCGCGGGTTATCTGCAGGATCTGGAAGCGGGCACCACGATTCTGCCCGCGCCAGCAGAGCCTTTGCGTGAAACCGCAGGGATTGCGGCCAAGGTTTTGCGCGCGTGGCGCGGCGCTCAATCCAGTTCGGACGACGCAAAAAAATAG
- a CDS encoding M48 family metallopeptidase, with the protein MKTLFQVMLLALVVLLSCNTVHAEAPIARDFPPGLQIPDAARPSPNFDVDRATEAYLNLLTPEQRALSNDYFEGGYWLQLWGLLYGLAVSALLLWGGISQRLRDIARRITQRTWLNTMLYIAQWLVVGFLLSLPLDIYQGFVREHQYGLATQGFGGWFGDELKDLIVSLIAGPLVLALVYAAVRRAGARWWLWASGIGFVFALLMAMIAPVLISPLFNDYKPLRAGPAREAVMSLARANQIPTENVVEFDASRQTTRVSANVSGFLNTTRVSLNDNLLNKTSLPEIKAVLGHEMGHYVLNHSLRLVIYFTLVLTLGFWITHRVFDWSLARWGRRLGLENRGDPAALPLATAILSLFFFLATPLMNSITRQAEAEADAYGLNAAREPNGFAMAAMRLSTYRKLRPGALEEVMFYDHPSGYTRVHASMLWLKENQDNATANATLPAAAPLAQ; encoded by the coding sequence ATGAAAACGTTGTTCCAGGTAATGCTGCTCGCGCTGGTCGTGTTGCTGAGTTGTAATACGGTGCACGCGGAGGCGCCGATCGCGCGCGATTTCCCGCCCGGACTGCAAATTCCCGATGCAGCACGGCCGAGTCCGAATTTCGATGTCGATCGCGCCACCGAGGCGTATCTCAATCTGCTCACGCCGGAACAACGTGCGCTGTCCAACGACTATTTTGAAGGCGGCTATTGGCTGCAACTGTGGGGTCTGCTGTATGGCCTGGCGGTTAGTGCGCTGTTGCTGTGGGGCGGCATTTCGCAGCGTTTGCGCGATATCGCGCGACGCATCACGCAGCGCACCTGGTTGAACACGATGTTGTACATCGCGCAATGGCTGGTAGTCGGTTTTCTGTTGAGCCTGCCGCTGGATATCTACCAAGGGTTTGTGCGCGAACATCAATACGGACTGGCCACGCAGGGTTTCGGCGGCTGGTTCGGAGACGAACTGAAAGACTTGATCGTAAGTTTGATCGCCGGCCCGTTAGTGCTGGCGCTGGTTTATGCGGCGGTGCGCCGCGCCGGCGCGCGCTGGTGGTTGTGGGCCAGCGGCATCGGTTTTGTATTTGCGTTGCTGATGGCGATGATTGCGCCGGTGCTGATCTCGCCGTTGTTCAACGACTACAAACCGTTGCGCGCCGGTCCCGCACGCGAAGCGGTGATGTCGCTCGCACGCGCCAATCAGATCCCGACCGAAAACGTGGTCGAGTTCGATGCCTCGCGCCAGACCACGCGAGTCAGCGCCAACGTCTCGGGTTTCCTCAATACCACGCGCGTATCGTTGAATGACAATCTGCTCAACAAAACCTCACTACCCGAAATCAAGGCTGTGCTCGGCCACGAGATGGGGCATTACGTGCTCAATCATTCGTTGCGGCTGGTGATCTATTTCACACTTGTGCTGACCTTGGGTTTCTGGATCACGCATCGCGTATTCGATTGGTCGCTAGCGCGCTGGGGACGTCGACTCGGGCTGGAAAATCGCGGCGATCCGGCAGCACTGCCGCTGGCGACGGCGATCCTGTCGCTGTTCTTTTTTCTCGCCACGCCGCTCATGAATTCGATCACACGCCAAGCGGAAGCCGAGGCCGATGCGTATGGCCTGAATGCCGCACGCGAACCAAATGGATTTGCGATGGCCGCGATGCGTTTGAGCACGTATCGCAAACTGCGTCCGGGCGCGCTCGAAGAAGTCATGTTCTACGATCATCCGAGCGGCTACACGCGCGTGCATGCGTCGATGTTGTGGCTCAAGGAAAATCAGGATAACGCCACGGCCAACGCGACGTTGCCGGCGGCGGCGCCGCTGGCGCAATAA
- a CDS encoding DNA-deoxyinosine glycosylase, producing the protein MVGIKKKSTLPEKSAVVSSFQPRVAADCRVLILGTVPSEKSLALQQSYAHAQNLFWPFMGELFSAGPELDYLERIARLQRAGIGIWDVLKHCERPGSLDSSIVRGSEVPNAIPELLNTHPQIDALAFNGNKAFELFNRHILPRFDAQQIARVQLLPLPSTSPANASIGRAEKLRRWSALKDLLDGAR; encoded by the coding sequence ATGGTCGGCATCAAGAAAAAATCCACTTTACCGGAAAAATCTGCCGTGGTATCCAGCTTTCAGCCGCGCGTTGCGGCGGATTGCCGGGTGCTGATTCTGGGTACTGTGCCGAGCGAAAAATCACTGGCGCTGCAACAATCGTATGCACATGCGCAGAACTTGTTCTGGCCGTTCATGGGCGAGCTGTTTTCAGCTGGGCCGGAACTGGATTATCTCGAACGCATTGCCCGCTTGCAGCGCGCCGGCATCGGCATCTGGGATGTGCTGAAACATTGCGAGCGACCGGGCAGTCTCGACAGCAGCATCGTGCGTGGTAGCGAGGTGCCGAATGCGATTCCGGAATTGTTGAATACGCATCCGCAAATCGATGCGCTCGCGTTCAACGGCAACAAGGCTTTCGAGTTGTTCAATCGACACATATTGCCGCGCTTCGATGCGCAGCAAATCGCGCGAGTGCAGTTGCTGCCGTTGCCATCGACCAGCCCGGCCAATGCGTCGATTGGCCGGGCTGAAAAGCTGCGCCGCTGGAGCGCACTGAAAGATTTACTCGACGGCGCGCGCTGA
- a CDS encoding malonic semialdehyde reductase yields MNPVLPHNTLDQLFLSARTHFKWLPKPVTDEQLHQIYDLARMAPTSANCSPMRLVFVKTAEGKAKLKPALDEMNVEKTLSAPVTAIVAIDTEFYEQLPKLFPHADARSWYVGNQPLIDSAGFRNGTLQGAYVIMAARALGLDCGPMSGFNNAKLDEIFFKGTAYKSNFLINLGYGDATALFPRGPRLDFDEACKIV; encoded by the coding sequence ATGAATCCGGTACTACCGCACAACACGCTCGATCAACTGTTTCTCAGCGCCCGCACGCACTTCAAGTGGTTGCCGAAACCGGTGACCGATGAGCAACTGCATCAGATCTACGATCTCGCGAGGATGGCGCCGACCAGCGCAAATTGTTCGCCGATGCGCCTCGTGTTCGTCAAGACCGCGGAGGGCAAAGCCAAGCTCAAACCCGCGCTTGACGAGATGAACGTCGAAAAAACCTTGAGCGCGCCGGTCACCGCGATCGTCGCCATCGACACCGAATTCTACGAGCAATTGCCGAAGCTGTTTCCGCATGCCGATGCGCGTAGCTGGTACGTCGGCAATCAGCCGCTGATCGACAGCGCCGGATTCCGTAACGGAACGTTGCAGGGTGCGTACGTGATCATGGCGGCGCGCGCTCTCGGTCTGGATTGCGGGCCGATGTCGGGTTTTAACAATGCCAAGCTCGATGAAATTTTCTTCAAGGGCACGGCTTACAAATCGAACTTTCTGATCAACCTCGGTTATGGCGATGCGACTGCGCTGTTCCCGCGCGGGCCGCGTCTCGATTTCGACGAGGCTTGCAAAATCGTTTAA
- a CDS encoding DUF1415 domain-containing protein produces the protein MTTIADPNTDEHVVAVTQRWLQRIVIGLNLCPFARAVHARNQIRYIVSSADSPDLLLADLSSALRELQASDSDQIDTVLLIHPHVLQDFFDYNQFLEQTDAALDELDLQGEIQIASFHPLYQFADTAPDDIENCTNRSPYPMLHLLRERSVERAVAAYPDTAKIFECNIETLRSLGHAGWQRLLD, from the coding sequence ATGACGACTATTGCTGATCCGAACACGGATGAACATGTCGTCGCCGTGACGCAACGCTGGTTGCAGCGTATTGTGATCGGCTTGAATCTGTGCCCGTTCGCAAGAGCCGTGCATGCCAGAAACCAGATTCGTTACATCGTCAGCAGCGCAGATTCGCCGGATTTATTGCTCGCGGATTTATCCAGCGCGTTGCGTGAACTGCAGGCCAGCGATAGCGACCAGATCGATACCGTGCTGCTGATTCACCCGCATGTGTTGCAGGATTTTTTCGATTACAACCAGTTTCTCGAACAGACCGACGCGGCGCTCGACGAACTCGATTTGCAGGGCGAAATCCAGATCGCGAGTTTTCATCCGCTGTACCAATTCGCCGATACCGCGCCCGACGATATCGAGAATTGCACCAACCGTTCGCCGTATCCGATGCTGCATCTGTTGCGCGAGCGAAGTGTCGAGCGCGCGGTGGCGGCGTATCCCGATACCGCAAAAATTTTCGAATGCAATATCGAAACCTTGCGCTCGCTCGGCCATGCCGGCTGGCAACGTTTGCTGGATTGA
- a CDS encoding YceI family protein: MLRKTLAALAISFSFAAVVQAAPVAYTIDSAHTDTLFSWNHFGFSNPSANFNNIKGTINFDSAAPANSSVDVTIAVGSVISYVAKLDDELKGDKFLDAGKFPNITFKSTKVEGAAGQNHFKVSGDLTVHGVTKPVVLDATLNKAGEHPMSKAQTVGFNATTTIKRADFGVGAYVPNVSDEIKINITTEASVPKA; encoded by the coding sequence ATGTTACGTAAAACACTTGCTGCACTCGCCATCAGTTTTTCTTTCGCCGCCGTTGTGCAAGCCGCGCCGGTTGCGTACACCATCGATAGCGCGCACACCGACACTTTGTTCAGCTGGAATCACTTCGGTTTCTCGAATCCGTCTGCCAACTTCAACAACATCAAGGGCACGATCAATTTCGATAGCGCCGCACCGGCGAATTCGTCGGTGGATGTGACGATCGCCGTGGGCAGCGTGATTTCCTATGTCGCCAAGCTCGACGACGAATTGAAAGGCGACAAGTTTCTCGATGCCGGAAAATTTCCGAACATCACCTTCAAGAGCACCAAGGTCGAAGGCGCTGCAGGCCAGAATCATTTCAAGGTGAGCGGTGATCTGACCGTGCACGGCGTGACCAAGCCGGTCGTGCTGGATGCCACCTTGAACAAGGCCGGCGAACATCCGATGAGCAAGGCACAGACGGTCGGTTTCAACGCCACCACCACGATCAAGCGGGCTGATTTTGGCGTCGGTGCGTACGTGCCGAACGTGAGCGACGAGATCAAGATCAACATCACGACCGAAGCGTCGGTGCCGAAGGCATAA
- a CDS encoding sulfite exporter TauE/SafE family protein: MPNDLLSTALILVSGFLAGALNAVAGGGSFLTFPALVFAGVPPVIANATSTVALLPATFTSAWAYRRDLASASNKLPLRPFIIVSVLGGALGAWLLLRTPDSTFEVIVPWLLLFATVIFTFGRTLSARIRQRVQIGLVTLVLTQSLIGIYGGYFGGGIGILMLAMLGLYGLDDMHAMNGMKTILSGCMNVIAGLIFIIKGAVWWDHASLMLLAAIVGGWAGPVLARRVPPERLRLFVSFVGITMTVYFFWRTYH, translated from the coding sequence ATGCCCAACGATTTGCTGAGTACTGCGCTGATTCTTGTTTCGGGATTTCTCGCCGGTGCGCTGAATGCCGTGGCCGGCGGCGGTAGTTTTCTGACGTTTCCGGCATTGGTGTTTGCAGGTGTGCCGCCGGTGATCGCCAACGCCACCAGCACCGTGGCGCTATTGCCGGCGACGTTCACCAGCGCGTGGGCGTATCGCCGCGATCTCGCCAGTGCATCGAACAAATTGCCGCTGCGGCCGTTCATCATTGTGAGTGTGCTCGGCGGCGCGCTCGGTGCGTGGCTGTTGTTGCGCACGCCGGACTCGACCTTCGAAGTGATCGTGCCGTGGTTGCTGTTGTTCGCCACGGTGATTTTCACGTTCGGCCGCACGTTGTCGGCACGCATCCGCCAGCGCGTGCAGATCGGCTTGGTCACGCTGGTGCTCACGCAAAGCCTGATCGGCATTTACGGCGGATATTTCGGCGGCGGCATCGGCATTCTGATGCTGGCGATGCTCGGCCTGTATGGGCTCGACGACATGCATGCGATGAACGGCATGAAGACGATTCTAAGCGGCTGCATGAACGTGATCGCCGGACTGATTTTTATCATCAAGGGCGCCGTCTGGTGGGATCACGCGTCGCTGATGCTGCTCGCCGCGATCGTCGGCGGCTGGGCCGGGCCCGTGCTGGCGCGACGTGTTCCACCAGAGCGGTTACGCCTATTTGTTTCGTTCGTCGGTATCACAATGACGGTGTATTTTTTCTGGCGTACTTATCACTGA